In the Streptomyces fradiae ATCC 10745 = DSM 40063 genome, one interval contains:
- a CDS encoding DUF2617 family protein, with protein MLTTLQTAYTDTRAADLAWALGREALPALAALDLELGGARMQLRLLGASHQVLLEEGGGTCSETVACIPGSSTPLPLGVAKRIGSWEYEFAARVETLSRGSFAGRAQELLALVADHPHGLAGTFPGSPYAFTAMLAQRHEGKIRWRTWHAYPQEGQLVVTRTSVGFGPHGRRRDTRVGD; from the coding sequence ATGCTCACCACCCTTCAGACTGCGTACACCGACACGCGTGCGGCCGACCTGGCCTGGGCGCTGGGCCGGGAGGCGTTGCCCGCGCTCGCCGCGCTCGACCTCGAACTCGGCGGCGCCCGCATGCAGTTGCGGCTGCTCGGCGCCTCCCACCAGGTGCTGCTGGAGGAGGGGGGCGGCACCTGCTCGGAGACGGTCGCCTGCATCCCCGGCAGCAGTACGCCGCTGCCGCTGGGGGTGGCGAAGCGGATCGGGAGCTGGGAGTACGAGTTCGCGGCGCGCGTCGAGACGCTGTCGCGGGGGTCCTTCGCGGGGCGGGCGCAGGAGCTGCTGGCGCTCGTCGCCGACCACCCGCACGGCCTGGCCGGCACGTTCCCCGGGTCGCCGTACGCGTTCACCGCCATGCTGGCGCAGCGGCACGAGGGCAAAATCCGGTGGCGCACCTGGCACGCGTACCCGCAGGAGGGGCAGTTGGTGGTGACCCGGACGAGTGTCGGATTCGGGCCGCACGGGCGCCGTCGCGACACCCGTGTGGGTGACTAG
- a CDS encoding polyamine aminopropyltransferase — protein MLEAPPPVSVAPSVPEAVVPERTGPRAGRFLVLAAVFVCAACGLVYELELVALASSLTGDPVTQASVVLSVMVFAMGVGSLLAKRLRCRAAVGFGLLEAVLALAGGCSALLLYGAFAWLGGTRHALVGVSLLLGVLIGAEMPLLMTLMQRVSRCARQDAGGAVADLFAADYVGALVGGLAFPFLLLPWLGQLTTALATGAVNALAGGALVLWLFHRDLTGGERLLLWSVNAAVLAVLAGAAVLADDFERAARHAVYGAHARVAVRTHGQEVVLTGPPDGPPDLYVDGRLRVRGGDPRRHHPALVHPAMRGRHARVLVLGGGDGLAVREVLRYADVESVTVVGPDPMVVRLARTDPALARLNGHAFGDRRVRVVPAEPFHWLRTARGGTPYDVVVSDLPPPAGGAGATPYSLEFYGLAARHLAAGGRLAVHAGPLPERPRAYWTVEASLRAAGFTTRPYTVAAPAGGGAASGHAEGAAPTTVRAGAGPAAGADAGGGYDRGFVLAVPGDPRRTRPPALGVAAGVDGGGVPSAAALEAGARRMERSRPRAQPPSTLTRPRYGP, from the coding sequence ATGCTCGAAGCGCCACCCCCCGTGTCAGTCGCGCCGTCCGTTCCGGAGGCGGTGGTGCCGGAGCGGACGGGGCCGAGGGCGGGCCGGTTCCTGGTGCTGGCGGCCGTGTTCGTCTGCGCGGCCTGCGGGCTGGTCTACGAGCTGGAGCTGGTCGCCCTCGCCTCCTCCCTGACCGGTGACCCGGTCACCCAGGCGTCCGTCGTGCTCTCCGTGATGGTCTTCGCGATGGGCGTCGGCTCGCTGCTCGCCAAGCGGCTGCGCTGCCGGGCCGCCGTCGGCTTCGGCCTGCTGGAGGCGGTGCTCGCGCTGGCCGGCGGCTGCTCGGCGCTGCTGCTGTACGGCGCCTTCGCCTGGCTGGGCGGGACGCGGCATGCCCTCGTCGGGGTGTCGCTGCTGCTCGGGGTGCTGATCGGCGCCGAGATGCCGCTGCTCATGACGCTGATGCAGCGGGTCTCCCGGTGCGCCCGGCAGGACGCGGGCGGCGCGGTCGCGGACCTGTTCGCCGCGGACTACGTGGGCGCGCTCGTCGGCGGGCTGGCGTTCCCGTTCCTGCTGCTGCCGTGGCTGGGGCAGCTCACCACCGCGCTCGCCACCGGCGCGGTGAACGCCCTCGCGGGCGGGGCGCTGGTGCTGTGGCTGTTCCACCGGGACCTCACGGGCGGCGAGCGGCTGCTGCTGTGGTCCGTGAACGCCGCCGTCCTGGCGGTCCTCGCCGGGGCGGCCGTGCTGGCCGACGACTTCGAGCGGGCCGCGCGGCACGCCGTCTACGGGGCGCACGCGCGGGTCGCCGTGCGCACGCACGGCCAGGAGGTGGTCCTGACGGGGCCCCCGGACGGGCCGCCCGACCTGTACGTCGACGGGCGGCTGCGGGTCCGCGGCGGCGACCCGCGGCGCCACCATCCGGCGCTCGTCCACCCCGCGATGCGGGGCCGGCACGCGCGCGTCCTCGTCCTGGGCGGCGGCGACGGGCTCGCCGTGCGGGAGGTGCTGCGGTACGCGGACGTGGAGTCGGTGACCGTCGTCGGACCGGATCCGATGGTCGTCCGGCTGGCCCGCACCGACCCGGCGCTGGCCCGGCTCAACGGCCACGCGTTCGGCGACCGGCGGGTGCGCGTCGTGCCCGCCGAACCGTTCCACTGGCTGCGGACCGCGCGCGGCGGCACACCGTACGACGTGGTCGTCTCCGATCTGCCGCCACCCGCCGGAGGGGCGGGCGCCACGCCGTACTCGCTGGAGTTCTACGGGCTGGCCGCCCGGCACCTCGCGGCCGGCGGGCGCCTCGCCGTGCACGCCGGGCCGCTGCCGGAACGGCCGCGCGCCTACTGGACGGTGGAGGCGAGCCTGCGCGCGGCCGGGTTCACCACCCGGCCGTACACGGTGGCGGCACCGGCCGGCGGCGGGGCGGCGTCGGGGCACGCGGAGGGTGCGGCGCCCACGACGGTGAGGGCGGGCGCAGGCCCGGCGGCGGGAGCGGACGCGGGCGGGGGGTACGACCGGGGCTTCGTGCTGGCCGTGCCCGGTGACCCGCGCCGGACGCGCCCGCCCGCCCTGGGCGTCGCCGCCGGGGTGGACGGCGGCGGTGTGCCGTCGGCCGCCGCGCTGGAGGCGGGGGCGCGGCGGATGGAGCGCTCCCGGCCCCGCGCCCAGCCCCCGTCGACACTGACCCGCCCCCGCTACGGGCCCTGA
- a CDS encoding SRPBCC domain-containing protein: MEHEVFVPVPVPSLRAVFADPARVARCVPGLQQDADASADPLSGRLKVRAGGHTVTYRGALRLAARDDGGYDLSGEGAEARGGGGVRVALTARLTPADGGTDLAFTGTAGAEGRLAEIPADTLTTTARRLLDRFGEALAEEAGDAGRPERAEGAGGAGGAAKAGQAARADGPGTTPPDADATTGAATADATGITDATDAAGDGGGDGVPDDDHTAVKDGATASEAVRADADADVADLDNVDLDVDDDGVDDGAVGAAGPEGAAPAGGVFGTPVPPSSLDPDAADDYGDDLPGDDLRADGFPEEGPSSAGAEPPAEAAHARRTMIGRSAEEVDHAPPRGRYAPVPGPDAHGRAHALRLLVPAAALVLASAVVLVRLLRHRTRRPRA; the protein is encoded by the coding sequence ATGGAGCATGAGGTGTTCGTTCCGGTCCCCGTGCCGTCCCTGCGAGCGGTCTTCGCCGACCCCGCACGCGTCGCCCGCTGCGTTCCGGGGCTCCAGCAGGACGCTGACGCGTCGGCCGACCCGCTGTCCGGCCGCCTCAAGGTGCGCGCCGGCGGGCACACCGTCACCTACCGCGGCGCGCTGCGGCTCGCCGCGCGGGACGACGGCGGGTACGACCTGTCCGGCGAGGGCGCGGAGGCGCGCGGCGGGGGCGGCGTGAGGGTGGCGCTCACCGCACGGCTCACTCCCGCCGACGGCGGTACCGACCTGGCCTTCACCGGCACCGCCGGCGCGGAGGGGCGCCTGGCGGAGATCCCCGCCGACACGCTCACCACGACGGCGCGCCGCCTCCTCGACCGCTTCGGTGAAGCCCTCGCCGAGGAGGCCGGGGACGCCGGGCGGCCAGAACGGGCCGAAGGGGCCGGAGGGGCCGGAGGGGCCGCGAAGGCCGGGCAGGCCGCGCGGGCTGACGGCCCCGGCACGACGCCCCCGGACGCCGACGCGACCACCGGCGCGGCGACCGCCGACGCGACCGGCATCACCGATGCGACCGATGCCGCCGGGGACGGGGGCGGGGACGGTGTGCCGGACGACGACCACACGGCCGTCAAGGACGGAGCCACCGCCTCCGAGGCCGTGCGCGCCGACGCGGACGCCGACGTGGCCGACCTGGACAACGTGGACCTGGACGTGGACGACGACGGCGTGGACGACGGGGCCGTCGGCGCCGCCGGTCCGGAGGGCGCCGCGCCCGCCGGCGGGGTGTTCGGCACGCCCGTCCCGCCCTCCTCGCTGGACCCGGACGCAGCGGACGACTACGGCGACGACCTGCCCGGCGACGACCTCCGCGCGGACGGCTTCCCCGAGGAGGGCCCGTCCTCGGCCGGCGCCGAGCCGCCCGCCGAGGCCGCGCACGCCCGGCGGACGATGATCGGCCGCAGCGCCGAGGAGGTCGACCACGCCCCGCCGCGCGGCCGGTACGCGCCGGTGCCCGGTCCGGACGCGCACGGCCGCGCCCATGCGCTGCGCCTGCTCGTACCCGCCGCCGCCCTGGTCCTGGCCTCGGCCGTCGTCCTCGTACGCCTGCTGCGGCACCGCACGCGGCGGCCGCGCGCGTAG
- a CDS encoding aldose epimerase family protein yields the protein MSEEEVRLAAGDVELTITPGNGCRVASLRVGDDELLRQGERYGSFPMVPWCGRTAGGTFLNGATRHRLPVDAPPHAIHGTGRGTAWRTVRAEKAEAAFTYDLADPWPYPGRVTQEFELTDDSLTMRMGVETYGDSFPAQAGWHPWFQRVIGGSAVEIAFTPEWQEERGDDHLPTGRRIEPRPGPWDDCFGMPDGVDVTLTWPERLELKVTSRTPWVVVYDEQEAAVCVEPQSGPPNGLNTAPRLVTPIDPLEIASTWTWRRPATGGEGRTGAA from the coding sequence ATGAGCGAAGAAGAGGTCCGGCTCGCCGCCGGAGACGTCGAGTTGACCATCACGCCGGGCAACGGCTGCCGCGTCGCGAGCCTGCGCGTGGGCGATGACGAACTGCTGCGCCAGGGCGAGCGGTACGGCAGCTTCCCGATGGTCCCCTGGTGCGGGCGGACCGCCGGGGGCACGTTCCTGAACGGTGCGACGCGGCACCGGCTGCCGGTCGACGCCCCGCCGCACGCCATCCACGGCACCGGCCGGGGCACCGCGTGGCGCACGGTCCGCGCCGAGAAGGCGGAGGCGGCCTTCACCTACGACCTGGCCGACCCGTGGCCGTACCCCGGCCGGGTCACCCAGGAGTTCGAGCTGACCGACGACTCGCTCACCATGCGGATGGGCGTCGAGACGTACGGCGACTCGTTCCCGGCGCAGGCCGGGTGGCACCCGTGGTTCCAGCGCGTGATCGGCGGCAGCGCGGTCGAGATCGCGTTCACGCCCGAGTGGCAGGAGGAGCGCGGCGACGACCACCTCCCCACGGGCCGCCGCATCGAGCCCCGGCCCGGCCCCTGGGACGACTGCTTCGGCATGCCGGACGGGGTGGACGTCACCCTCACCTGGCCGGAGCGGCTGGAGCTCAAGGTCACCAGCCGCACCCCGTGGGTCGTCGTGTACGACGAGCAGGAGGCGGCCGTGTGCGTGGAGCCGCAGTCGGGCCCGCCCAACGGGCTGAACACCGCGCCGCGCCTGGTCACGCCCATCGACCCGCTCGAGATCGCCTCCACCTGGACGTGGCGCCGCCCGGCGACCGGGGGAGAGGGCCGCACCGGGGCCGCTTAA
- the pyrE gene encoding orotate phosphoribosyltransferase, whose protein sequence is MTDARADLLQQIKDKAVVHGRVTLSSGLEADYYVDLRRITLDGAAAPLVGQVMLDLTADLDFDAVGGLTLGADPVATSMLHAAAAKGRTLDAFVVRKAAKAHGMQRRVEGPDIKGRRVLVVEDTSTTGGSPLTAVEAVREAGAEVVAVATIVDRATGAGEKISGTAGVPYRFAYALDELGLG, encoded by the coding sequence ATGACTGACGCACGAGCGGATCTGCTCCAGCAGATCAAGGACAAGGCCGTGGTGCACGGCAGGGTGACCCTCTCCTCGGGTCTGGAGGCCGACTACTACGTCGACCTCCGCCGGATCACGCTGGACGGCGCCGCCGCGCCGCTCGTCGGTCAGGTCATGCTCGATCTGACCGCCGACCTCGACTTCGACGCGGTCGGCGGCCTCACCCTGGGCGCCGACCCGGTCGCGACGTCGATGCTGCACGCCGCCGCCGCGAAGGGCCGCACGCTGGACGCGTTCGTCGTCCGCAAGGCCGCCAAGGCGCACGGCATGCAGCGCCGCGTCGAGGGCCCGGACATCAAGGGCCGCCGCGTGCTGGTGGTGGAGGACACCTCCACCACCGGCGGCTCCCCGCTGACCGCCGTCGAGGCGGTCCGGGAGGCCGGCGCGGAGGTCGTCGCGGTCGCCACGATCGTGGACCGGGCCACCGGCGCCGGGGAGAAGATCAGTGGGACGGCCGGGGTGCCGTACCGGTTCGCGTACGCGCTGGACGAGCTCGGTCTCGGCTGA
- the fbaA gene encoding class II fructose-bisphosphate aldolase, translated as MTRSGQMPIATPEVYNEMLDRAKAGKFAYPAINVTSSQTLHAALRGFAEAESDGIIQISTGGAEFLGGQHNKDMVTGAVALAEFAHIVAAKYDITVALHTDHCPKDKLDGYVRPLIAVSAERVAKGQDPLFQSHMWDGSAETLADNLAIGQELLAQAAAAKIILEVEITPTGGEEDGVTHEINDELYTTVDDAIRTAEALGLGEKGRYLLAASFGNVHGVYKPGNVVLRPELLKDLQQGVSERFGKADPFDFVFHGGSGSTQEEIATALENGVVKMNLDTDTQYAFTRPVADHMFKNYDGVLKVDGEVGSKKTYDPRTWGKLAEAGMAQRVAEACQALRSAGTKLK; from the coding sequence ATCACAAGGAGCGGACAGATGCCCATCGCAACCCCCGAGGTCTACAACGAGATGCTCGACCGGGCGAAGGCAGGCAAGTTCGCCTACCCGGCCATCAACGTGACGTCGTCGCAGACCCTGCACGCCGCCCTGCGCGGTTTCGCCGAGGCCGAGAGCGACGGCATCATCCAGATCTCGACCGGAGGCGCTGAGTTCCTGGGCGGCCAGCACAACAAGGACATGGTGACCGGCGCGGTCGCCCTGGCCGAGTTCGCCCACATCGTGGCCGCGAAGTACGACATCACGGTCGCGCTCCACACCGACCACTGCCCGAAGGACAAGCTGGACGGCTACGTCCGGCCGCTGATCGCCGTCTCCGCCGAGCGCGTCGCCAAGGGCCAGGACCCGCTGTTCCAGTCCCACATGTGGGACGGCTCCGCCGAGACCCTCGCCGACAACCTGGCCATCGGCCAGGAGCTGCTGGCCCAGGCCGCCGCCGCCAAGATCATCCTTGAGGTCGAGATCACCCCGACCGGCGGCGAGGAGGACGGTGTCACCCACGAGATCAACGACGAGCTGTACACGACCGTGGACGACGCGATCCGCACGGCCGAGGCGCTCGGCCTGGGCGAGAAGGGCCGCTACCTGCTCGCCGCGTCCTTCGGCAACGTCCACGGCGTCTACAAGCCGGGCAACGTCGTCCTCCGCCCCGAGCTGCTGAAGGACCTCCAGCAGGGTGTGTCGGAGCGCTTCGGCAAGGCCGACCCCTTCGACTTCGTCTTCCACGGCGGCTCCGGCTCCACGCAGGAGGAGATCGCCACCGCGCTGGAGAACGGCGTCGTGAAGATGAACCTCGACACCGACACGCAGTACGCCTTCACGCGTCCGGTGGCGGACCACATGTTCAAGAACTACGACGGCGTCCTGAAGGTCGACGGCGAGGTCGGCTCGAAGAAGACGTACGACCCGCGCACCTGGGGCAAGCTGGCCGAGGCCGGTATGGCCCAGCGTGTCGCCGAGGCCTGCCAGGCGCTCCGCTCGGCGGGCACGAAGCTGAAGTAG